Part of the Nitrososphaerota archaeon genome, CAAAGAGTGTGAGGTCGTTTGCACCATCGACTACCGCTACTATCTGCTCTCTCGGCTCCTTCAGCGTTTTAACCAAACCTTGTATCGAATTTGCTTTATTCGAGTTGACTCTTATAACTACGGAATCTAGGCGGTCTCCTACGAAAACGAGCTCGTTGGCGAAGAAGTAATCTAAGCCTAACTCCTTCTGGACTCTCTCAGCCAGCAGGGTGAAGCCGCCTGAGACAGAAGCCAGCATAAACCCCATCTCTCTTAGTGTTTTGCAGGCTTCTTTTGCACCGGGCATAAGTCTAAGTGCGTTGGATACATTTACACAATCGCTGTAACTCAGCCCCCTTAATTCTTGTATCCTTAAGTAAAGTCCTTGCTCCCAATCTATCTCTCCCCTTATACCCTTCATTGTTATATCCCAGATCTTATCTTCAATACCCTTGAGCTTTGCAAGCTCGGGTAGGAACTCTCCATCTACTAGAACACCTTCTAAGTCGAAGATCGCCAGCATCAAAAGACACCTTGCTTCGCATTCATCTCCGTTGGCGCACCTTTCTGCTACTAAGCCTCATAATAGCCTATACTTAACCTTTAATATTTCTCTATCGGTATGATGTGGGGTATAGAGGTAAGCGGTATGCTTGAGTGCTTAGTAGCGCTAGCCGCCAACGGTTCATCCGAACTCTTGTTCCCAATAACCCTTCTTATTGTGGCTTTAGGTTTTGTTGGGCTCGTGATCCTAATCTTGATCGGCAAAGGGCGAGCTGATTAATTTGAGTAGAGGGGTGTATACTCTGCTGATAAAATTAGGGGAAGGACAGTCAATCAAGCCCAGACCAGAGCTACGATGGAATCTCCCAAAGGGCTACTACGTTTACACAGGCTCAGCGTTAGGTAGAGGCTCAACCAGCCTAGAGAAGCGTCTAGAAAGGCATCTGAGGGTTAATAAAAAGATCTTCTGGCATATCGATAGGCTCCTTAGCGGCTCCGGTAGAATAGTCAAGGTATTTTATGCTGAAACCGCAGCAAAGATAGAATGTGAACTCAACCAGAAGATCTCTATTGCAAGCTAAACCGATCAAAAGATTCGGCTCATCGGATTGTAGGAAAGGATGCGTAGGGCACCTACTCCGCT contains:
- the serB gene encoding phosphoserine phosphatase SerB; amino-acid sequence: MLAIFDLEGVLVDGEFLPELAKLKGIEDKIWDITMKGIRGEIDWEQGLYLRIQELRGLSYSDCVNVSNALRLMPGAKEACKTLREMGFMLASVSGGFTLLAERVQKELGLDYFFANELVFVGDRLDSVVIRVNSNKANSIQGLVKTLKEPREQIVAVVDGANDLTLFELAQLKIAFCAQPIVESRADVVIREKDLRLIIPAIKRYIKNLEDNGVKIRRYKH
- a CDS encoding GIY-YIG nuclease family protein, with the translated sequence MSRGVYTLLIKLGEGQSIKPRPELRWNLPKGYYVYTGSALGRGSTSLEKRLERHLRVNKKIFWHIDRLLSGSGRIVKVFYAETAAKIECELNQKISIAS